The following nucleotide sequence is from Zea mays cultivar B73 chromosome 1, Zm-B73-REFERENCE-NAM-5.0, whole genome shotgun sequence.
ggaagcatgtctgcgataatactcaagaacgcatcgaagccagcatcagacacaccatatttagcttttaacatcaacagctttagcacagaccggagcgtcgtgaactctttggtacaacccttagactcgtcgtacaaaggctcttctgctgccttctttagggactccatacctttcattaagaacatcgattgatctgtatgacgacgcaacattgcctctagcaactctgcatcttcctcatccataacacttggcagaacatgaggtctatcatgttcatttcctccagcgtaaccatgatcagtaacattttgcactacatgttcgctctgtggaagaggttggtgtgtctcgtgaacgaactgaaatctgtcgtcgatgttctcagggtttccagtcgtataaggcgaagagctaccctctccatgctttgtccaaattgtgtaatccttcataaatcctcggcataccagatgagatatgatttgttctgtgtcattgaATACatcagcatttttgcagtccatgcatggacaatatatgtgttttgtctttattctccaagcatggttcgtagcgacatcaataaacctatggacctcggatatgtatgatggatctagccttgataagttatacatccaggatgtcctctccatcaccacctgtaaaaaagtaacataaaacacatggtgaaaccctatatccaaaaatgtggctaaaatggaggaaaaataaacaaaatttggcaaaagaaacataagccaaactttcctagcaactaataaacaaaaaaaaattaatacccaaacctatctttaacatatggtgaaagcctagtttcaaaatgtagttaaaattgagcaaaaaataaacaataactaacaattgaaacataattaaactaatcttccatacaacacattcaccattcattaagcaactaaacatgaaaaagagagggaatagacaaaaactaaccatcttatgcaacctcatttgagaaaatagagaaaattaccaatctatactcttctctctcacatgtgaaaccctagatccaaaatgtggctaaaattgagcaagaatgaacaaaaattgacaaagaaacataaaccaacctttcttatccaccttcttccaagaaatgaagaccaaaacctccccccttatatttttgtgaaatctggacctccaaaatcgcctccaatggaagctggctgcgagcatacagttcactgtcgcgGGGAAGatgggtatttataacagacagttcactggcggttggtttgaaaaaccgccagtggaaacctatttccactggcggttatcttaacacaaccgccagtggaaatagggtctttacactggcggttctgttacaccaaccgccagtggaaacctatttccactggcggttggtgtaacagaaccgccagtgtaaagaccctatttccactggcggttgtgttaagataaccgccagtggaaataggtttccactggcggttcctaaGTCGGGTCCACCTTGTTTTTTTTACTGGCGCGtgataactgaaaccgccagtgataatttatgggtgccgcaggctttgagctcttttctactagtggcaCGAGCAGAAACGTAGGAGAGCTGTGTTCTCATCGGTCCAGTCTAGCGCGAAACAGGCCCTTTACGTCGTCCCGGTAACCAATCACACAGTATGTGCTCTGGTTGGTTATGACAAGTGGCATTGCAAGCTAATTAATagagtgtttggtttgaagaataaactagtccatcatcttcttcttACTTTTTTATTTGATTTATGGAATGAAATGGGTTGGATCTATTACCACCACATTCTctatagttagttagtactaatatggtaAATATGGCTATCCCAGCAAATTTGAGAAATATACCCATGATACACCATCTTATTTTAGATTTTAGATGGGGTGATTTCTTAAACCAAACGTCCCCTGACTCTCACGGCTCCATCAGCTACCTCTCAGAGCTGTGCTGCTGCTTGACAGTAGTTTTCTAGGCATGGCACCAGAACCAAACGTGAGAAAACCCGCGCGCTCCAAGGACAGCATTTTGCCTATCACAAGCACAGTATTTTTGGTGGTTACTGGTTTAGCCACCACATAAAATTTCTGCAACCAGTTTCAGATTTtaaacagtatatatatatatatatatatatatatatatatatatatatatatatatatatatatatatatatatatatatatatatatatatatatatatatatatatatatatatatatatatatacacattgACGGCATAAGCGTCTCAGATCTGTCATTAAAAAAAAGTACGTCAGACCACTTGCTAGCTATTACTATTCTATAGTAGGAGCAGTTGCTATACTTTTAAGGATGTATTGTACTAACTGTATTATACTGACTACTAGTAGCAGCTTAGCTAGACAGTACCAGCAGTGCTTTTACAGTTGCCTTGCCCCCACCCAGTGCCTTTTTGTCAGTACCGGCGATCCTCATGACATCATAAATACCCGAGCTCGAGCTGTCCCTTCTTCACAGCTTTGAACTGCCTTTTGTAAATGCTCCTACATACGATGCAGCAGTGCAAGGCCGCCCGGGACCATGCATGTCCCTTCTTCATTTCACTCACTCACGCTCTTGCTTGCAAACATAAGAGAGGTCACAGGATGAAGACGACGATGGCGCTTTCTTAACCTGTCACTTGTGGCTTTGCAGGAGCTACTAGCTAGCTACCAATCAACACGGCCCCTAATTGGCCTGTCCATCTTATTGGTTGCTGTGTGGGGGCGCCCCGGCCCTGGCCCCTCTACAGAAAAGCCTGCTTGCTTTTGTTTGCTTATAAGGACCCCCAAATCTTAGGTGAGAGGTTGGCAAGCTGTCTCAGAATGGAGCCGGTGGAGCCTCAGCAGCAAGTGGAGCTCAACCGCCTGAATGCCAGCTCCAGGCCAGGCACCAATGGCGGGAGTGCAAGAACAGGCGAGAGCTtgctctttcctctctctcttcttGACAGGAACTTCTTTTTAATTTTGCTTTCTTTTGCTGGCTGACTGCAGAGAAAGAAGAGGAAGTAGACGACTGCCCCATCGAGGAGGTCCGGCTGACGGTGCCGATCACCGACGACCCGGCATTGCCCGCGCTCACGTTCCGGACATGGTTCCTGGGGCTCCTCTCCTGCGCGCTGCTGGCCTTCTCCAACCAGTTCTTCGGCTACCGCCAGAACCCGCTGTACATCTCCTCGCTGTCGGTGCAGATCGTGGTGCTGCCTCTCGGCAAGCTCATGGCGGCGTGCCTCCCCACCAAGGCCGTCCGGGTCATGGGCCGCTCCTTCTCCCTCAACCCGGGGCCCTTCAACCTCAAGGAGCACGTCCTCATCACCATCTTCGCCAACACCGGCTCCAACTCCGTCTACGCCGTCGGCATCATCACCATCGTCAAGGCCTTCTACCACCGGGAGATCCACCCGCTGGCCGCCATGCTGCTCACCCAGACCACGCAGCTCATGGGGTACGGCTGGGCCGGCCTCTTCAGGAAGTTCCTCGTCGACTCCCCCTACATGTGGTGGCCGGCCAACCTGGTGCAGGTCTCCCTCTTCCGGGCGCTGCACGAGAGGGAGACCAGGAGGCCCAGGGGAGGCACCACCAGGCTGCAGTTCTTCCTCACCGTCCTCGCCACCAGCTTCGCCTACTACATTGTGCCCAACTACCTGTTCCCGACCATCTCCACCGTCTCGGTGGCGTGCCTCGTCTGGAGGCGCTCCGTCACGGCGCAGCAGATCGGGTCCGGCGTGTACGGCCTCGGCGTCGGCGCCTTCGgcctggactgggccaccgtggccggGTTCCTCGGCACGCCGCTGTCGACGCCGGCGTTCGCCATCGCCAACATCATGGCGGGCTTCTTCCTCATCGTCTACGTCATCGTCCCCTTCGCCTACTGGAGCGACGCGTACGGCGCCAGGCGCTTCCCCATCATCTCCTCCCACGTGTTCATGGCCAACGGCAGCCGGTACGACGTGAACAGGGTGCTGGGCGCCGGCACGTTCCAGTTCAGCCAGGCCGGCTACGACGGCGCCGGCCAGATCCACCTCAGCATCTTCTTCGCCTTCAGCTACGGGCTCAGCTTCGCGACGCTGGCGGCCACGCTGTCCCACGTCGCGCTCTACCACGGCAGGTCCATATGGGAGCAGACCAGGGCGACGGTGCGTGCCGCCGGCGGCGACGTGCACGCCCGGCTGATGAGGAGGAACTACGCCGCCGTGCCGCAGTGGTGGTTCcaggtgctgctgctgctcgTGCTCGGCCTCTCGCTCTTCACCTGCGAGggcttcggccgccagctccagctCCCCTACTGGGGCGTCCTCCTGGCCGCCGGCCTCGCCTTCTTCTTCACGCTCCCCATCGGCATcatcaccgccaccaccaaccagCAGCCGGGGCTCAACGTCGTCACGGAGCTCATCATCGGTTACCTCTACCCGGGGCGGCCGCTAGCCAACGTGGCGTTCAAGACGTACGGCTACATCAGCATGTCGCAGGCCATCATGTTCCTGCAGGACTTCAAGCTGGGCCACTACATGAAGATCCCGCCGCGCTCCATGTTCGCCGTCCAGCTCGTCGGCACCGTGCTGGCGTCGTCGGTCTACTTCGCCACGTCGTGGTGGCTGCTGGAGAGCGTGCCGGGCATCTGCGACCCGGCGAGGCTGCCGGAGGGGAGCCCCTGGACGTGCCCAGGCGACGACGTCTTCTTCAACGCGTCCATCATCTGGGGCGTCGTCGGCCCGCTGCGCATGTTCGGCCGCCTCGGGCTCTACGCCAAGATGAACTACTTCTTCCTCGCCGGCGCGCTGGCGCCCGTGCCCTTCTGGGCGCTGGCGCGCGCGTTCCCGGACAGCGCATGGGCGCCGTGGCTCCGCCTCGTCAACATGCCTGTGCTGCTGGGCGCCACGGGGATGATGCCGCCGGCGCGCTCCGTTAACTACCTCATGTGGGGCGCCGTCGGACTCGCGTTCAACTACGTCGTCTACCGGCGGTACAAGGCCTGGTGGGCGCGGCACAACTACGTGCTCTCCGCAGGCCTCGACGCCGGCGTCGCCTTCATGGGCATCCTCTCCTATGCCGTGCTGCAGTCCAGGGGCGTCAATGGCATCGACTGGTGGGGGCTGCAGGTCGACGACCACTGCGCGCTGGCCAGATGCCCCACGGCGCCGGGAGTCCGTGCGCCCGGCTGCCCCGTTCACTAGACACACTCAGGCACCACCCAGGGTATTCTATACCGGAAGCAGTAGTAATAGTAGTATAGCTAATCTCATCTCATCAGACAGAAAAATATCATTATATCACTGAAACAAAACTCGGAACAATGATTGCGAAGGCATGCTAAAATCAAATGCGCCTTTGCTCAGACAGTTGGCATGCATGCCCTACTCCAGAAGCAATTGTACAAAAGACAAACGTTTCCTGAATATGCATGAATAACGGTCAAACTTGGTTGAACTTAACTTCTGTTCAAACCGCACAAATCATAAAAGGTGTCAGCTTTCAGTACATATGAATCAGCAACTGGAGCTCGATGAACCAGGCATAGCCGCATAGGACAACATATCGACTAGATTTGTAACCGACTGGTGCTGGTTTTTGGCAGCAGCGTGACAATGGATTCTCAAGGTCAGGGCCGTACCGGAAAAAAGTGAGGCCTTGTACAAAATTATCGAATTGAGGCCTTTTTTTTACAAAATCACTAAAAACTAACAGTATAATAATATAAATATTATAATACAACATAGAAATGAATTTTATGAAAAGCATACCTATTAAACTCTTGGTTACATAAATTTTACATGAACAACTTCATTCTCCTTGTGTTCCTTGAAATAAATTCCTCAACAATATGATCATATTCAATCTTATCCAACAATTCACTCTCAAGTGCTACTGTGGCTAAATCAGTAAGTCTTTGTTGTGTCATTGTAGAACGTAAGCAGGACTTCAATAGTTTCAGTTTAGAAAAACTTCGTTCTGCTGAAGCAACAGTCCTAAGAATGGTCAATAGAACTCTGTAAGCAATACTTGCATTAGGAAAAGAATCATGTAGCTTTAAAAAATTTAGAATTTCCATAGGCCCCATCTTTTCTTTTGGAATGAAATTCTGAAGAAACTTCAACTCCGCATACAATTCTTTAGCATCAATATCACATTGTCCCTCTTTGTTTAGGGCAGTCTTTAGATTATCACAAGAAGAATGTAGGCTCTCATTATCTAATGATTGCAATACTTTAGAATTAAATAAGAATCCAAAATTTTTCTGATAGCCTTGATACTGTTCAAATCTCTTTGTAAGTGAGGAAACTGCTTGATCAACAATAGGTAGAAAATAGGTGATTCTAAATGATTCCTCTGCAGACTGTGTAGCAATATTTGCCTCATCAGGGTTTTCATCAAAATGTCTCTTTCTTTTAATCTCCCGTCTTTTACGAAAAGATGTGTCAATATCCATCTCATGTGCAATGTCTTTGGCTGTCTGAATGCTTCTAAGAAACCAATTTCTCTATAATTTTTGAAGAAAGAaaccaacccttgcactttatcaaTAACATCATCAATGAGCATATCTTTGGCTTGCAAGTGCTTGCTTACTATATTGACAACAAATAGTACCTCATACCAAATGACTATTGCCACTATAAATTCATACTCTCCAAGTTCGTTATTAGCCAAACCTTTAGCCTCGCTGCTCGTTTTCGCATCATTGTCAGCATCTACCACCTAGTATAAAAAAAGTATGTGTTATAATTGGACAAACATGAAAGTattaagcaaatataaaagtataaagcacctGAAGTAGAGCCTCCCAAAAATCTGCACATTGAAATATGATAGCTTTAACACTTTCAATGTGACTCTCCCAACGTGTAGCTGATACTGACTTGGGAGTCAATCCTGTTATGTTATCTTTTAGAATCTGCCATTTCTTAGTGGAATTAGCAAATATTGTATATATGCGTTGGATAATTCCAAAGAAATCCTTAGCTTTTCCACATGTGTTGGCCATATCACAAAGTGTTAAATTAAGGCTATGACAACTACAAGCAGAATAGAAAAGACTCTTGTCCAGTTGTATCATTGACATCTAAAAATCCTAGAAAAGACTCTTCAATACTGGCATGATTTGAAGATAAATCCACATATCTTATTATTAAGTACATTTGTTCTTGATGGCTTGCATCAGGGGTACAATCAAGTATTACATAAAAATATTTTGCCCTCTTtattttcttaataatttcagactTATTTGCAGAAGCAAGCAAGTGTATCAACTCATTCTGAATCTTATTATCAAGATAATGAGCTTGAGTTTCTTCATTTGTAATACGGCGAACATGCTCTTGAATAACTAGGTCGAATTCAGCCAACATCTCTACTAAGCCCAAGAAATTCCCATTGCTATCATCATACAACTTACTGTTAGAACCACGAAAGGCTAGATTATGCTTGGCAAGAAACTTTACAATGCAAACAATTCTAAATAAAACCTTTCTCCAATGGTCCTTTTCTTTCTCAAGTTGTCGCTGGGCAGTTTTATAAATAGTGTCATCCTTTGCCAATCTATTGCGCAATTCATACCAAGTGACCATACTCAAATTATGATCAGGACTTGTCTCATGCTCTTTAAGCCTAGCGCCAAGATGTATCCAATCATTATACCTGTCATTTGCCAACTGACCTTTTCGATTACCTTTCGGAAACAATTTACAACCAAAGCAAAAGACTCTGTCAAGTTCCTTAGAATAAACAAGCCAATCTCTATCACAAAGTTCTCCATTTGGTAGAATTCTATTATAGAATAATGCATAAAACCTTCTAGAATATTTATCTCTCGGACCTTTCTAAATTGATAAGTCCTTTCTAGGACCCTTTTGCGCTAAAATATCAATCTGTTTAGAATCAAGAGAATCCCAATATCTTGGATCAAATATATCAGGCTGAAAAGGATCATCAGCATCAATAATAATATCCTCAATCTCAACATTATTCTTCACTACAGGAAAcacataaattttcgtgggccgggatattttcgtcggtcggcccacgaaaatacggcagttattttcgtcggcctctggATCGACGAAAATGTGgaatattttcgtgggccgagcccttgccgacgaaaataacctcttgaccgaccactattttcgtcggcctcagtctGACCGACAAAAATAAAGGGACTGGGCCCCTAAATCGTCCCTCCCCTGGTCGCTGGATTTGAATCCCGCCGCCGCCCAacgcccctcgccgcgccgctCGATTTGAATCCCGCCGCCGCCCAACGCCCCTCGTCGCGCCGCCCAACGCCGTCCCTGCGCCGTGCCCCTCGTCGTCCCTGCACCGTGCTCCTCGCCGTCCCTGCGCCCACATGCCCCTGCGCCCAACGCCCCTCGCTGCGCTGCCCAACGCCGTCCCAACGCCGCGCCCCTCACCGTCCCTGCGTCGTGCCCCTCGTCGTCCCTGCGCCCACACGTCCCTGCGCCGTGCCCCTCGCCGTCCCTGTGCCCACACGTCCCTGCGCCGTGCCCCTCGCCGTCCCTGCGCTGTGCCCCTCGCCGTGTCGCCGCCCACACGCTCCTCGAGCTCACGGCCGCGCTCGTCTCAGGTATGGTAGTTCATGAATTTGGAGATACATATAGCTATGTTGTCTATTTGATTGGATGGATGGAATAAATTAGTAGTTTGTTTTGTTAAATAAGAGTAGATGAGATAAAATTACTTGTTAGGCAATTTGCTTGGTAGAAAGAACATCTAGCATCTAGGCGTTCTGTCAAGATATTCATATCCAACTCACTCGTGAACCAAATACTATTGAGCTGCCTATCCGCTCTAGGTCAGGTGTCAACCAAATGAGCCCTATGTACTAGAACATTATGATAGATATAGACTGAAAATGGTGTACTAGAGTCCCATGTGTCGCGTGTGTACGTGCTGCATATGCAGAGTCTGTAGAAGCATATAGTGTTGCTAGCGTGTGCCTGTTCACTTGGCTTTAATCCGTACCCATTTTATTATTTCTATGGTATTTTATCTTTATAAATTATAACTGCAGCAATTCAAATATCTGGTTTTAATCCGAAGCGAACAACATGTGCTTCTCAGTTGGCATGCACGGTCATGGTTGAGTCGTAGCTCGTTAGGCTCTCTCTCCAACCGTGCCCGACCCCCTCTCCTGTCAGGCATGGGGTGCCCCGGCTGCTCCCCTTCGGTTCCATGGCTCCCCTTCGGGGGCCCTCTCGCGGGGGTGAGAGGAGTACTAATCTTCCCCTCTCCACTAATCAATGAGAATAATTACGAAAATAACTGTTGAttgctttaattcaaattcatatttgtcttcgagttattttttaatgtttagagtttagttttaatcgttaaccataGCGAACCATAtgtgtcacccgttcgggaacgacgAACGTcatattggcttgtgaggttcaccattccggaattgtccacgtattttggacagcctgagagtgtaggtcgatgcttgtgatttgtgacatgtgccttacgattgacgcagAATTTCAGTTGTGTAACCcaattgttctccaacacaccatgttcaggcgtgtgcttggagagcagcggggttatgctgtcgaaatttcgcggcaatcgtaggctacacatcacaaatcacaagcattggcctacactcttgggtgggtttagggcctttacctaatagggagttcacctaagccacgaacgatcgttgatgttctttgtcttttgtttagcctttgaaatggacggtgatcggagggtgatgtatgacgggtggagaaaggatggggcacattcgaatgaatggatggttgtaagaaaggcttttcttgagcacactttcaaagatgcaactagtcgtctagtgaagtgtccttgcaatcgctgcgagaacaagtggcctcagaagaaggaagaaatggagaaacacctttgcaaaagtgggtttatgccaaaCTACCTTGTatgtaccggcatggagagtctattggacatgttgacgcggaggtggaacttgatgacgctcatgataggatggacgacatgttgcatgatcttggtagggaggttgaaatgaacgctgaggagccggtgcagcttccacgcgatgctcaagaattcttccggctactcgccgcgggagaagagagactgcacgagcacactcagatgttagttcttgggactctcacaagactaatggcgataaagtcgaagcacaacatttcaaacagtgcttacaacgacatcatcCAACTGATGGgtgaggttctcccggagaatcataagttgccaaagaatatgtacttcgcaaagaagatgttgtctggtcttgggatgacatatgagaagattgacgtgtgtcccaacagttgcatgctattctttgaggaggatgacaagctggaccgttgtaagcattgcgaagcttctagatatgtcgaggtgacaaatgatgagggtgaattggtagttacgaaggtcgcagctaagcaacttcgtcggttgcccatcattcctcggctttcaaggttgttcctcaacaaggaaatagctctgcatatgatgtggccaaagaatggtgtacgtcttgtcactgatccagacataatggtccattcgtcggacggtgatgcgtggaaggcatttgacgagtttgatcccgaatttgcaaacgaccctaggagtgtacggcttggtctatcgacggacggattcacacctttcaatagcagtgcaagcccttacttgtgttggcctgtcttcattgtgccatataatcttcctcctgagttggtcaataaagaagagttcatgttccttgcactagtcatcccaggccccaagcatccagggccaaagctgaatatgtttgttcgccctttaattgaagagctgaaacaattgtggagaggtgtgaaggcttatgacagccatattgaaaaggagtttaccatgtgcgctgcttatttgtggtcagtgcatgatctgctggcgtatggagattggtctggatggtgtgttcatggtcggttgtgctgtcccatatgtatgaatgatacggatgcattcagattgaagcatggtgggaaagtgtcattctttgatgctcatcgacgttggactccattcaagcatgatttcaggagttcgcttactgcattcagaagtggagccaaaataggaaatgggccaccaaagaggcaaactacaccgcagataatggcatggcatgctcgtCTAAAgccaggagaaaatgataggttccaaggctacggggaggaccacaactggacccatatttcatcaatatgggagcttccgtatgcaaaagccttgatcatgccgcacaacatagacttgatgcaccaagagtgtaacattgctgaaagcatcataagcacatgtttcgatgtgactgataaaacgaaagataatatgaaggcaagaaaagacatggctgaaatttgtaagaggccgatgctcgagttgaaagtaagcgataaagggcatgagagtaggccacgagctgattactgcctcaagccggatgaaaggaaagaaatatttaagtggttgaagaatctgaaatttccagattgatatgcggcaaatctgaaacagGCAGTCAATCTAAAGActggtaaattgatcggtttgaaaaagccatgactaccatattattatggagaggctgatgcccgtgatgtttcaaggctattttaaggatgagctttgtagaatatttgcagagctgagttacttctatagggaagtatgcgcaaagacggtatcgaagaggttgatgcagaaatttgagaaagaaattccaattcttatttgtaaatttgaaaaggttttgccgccaggattcttcaatgtgatgcaacatctaattgtgcatttggcttgagaagctttggtaggcggaccagtgcaattcaggtggatgtatcctatagaaaaggcgttgaaaaagctcagggcgtctgttcgcaacaaggctagagtcgaagggtgtattgcggaggcctTTTCCcttacggggcgtttggatcccttcattttagaggaattggaattcactcaataaaataacttatttagtttggaatttgacattccagcACTTTCCAAAGCTTAGATattagtctatctcaaattcatgaggtGGGGGATGAGAAATGGTTTTATAcagtagtagaatttgtttctactctgtaacttacgtgacactcttcgtctcactcctctatagtaaaaatatagcgcataaatatctccgacatctagctaataatagtatacaaatatattttgtataaaattaaattaacttaattgatatatgcctaaattgctattattagaatggaattcaattctaatGATCCAAATGGGGcgttaaggagatatctcaattctcaaccaggtatttcgctcgagccaacaatgtgtttgcgccttcagtgcgacttcatgtcaaaaatgaatcaccccaaagcacccttcagatttttgcgaatccgggtaaagcagttggaaaagggagtgtacgtcacattaaagcatcagatttgaacacgctaatgctatatatgtatagcaatattgacagcacacaggaggcgttcgagtaagttttcctcatagttacgtccattttctcatctcataatttctatagtgtgtaatctccatgtttctaatatgtccagcatgtttgatgaagaatgttggaaatctactagtaaacctacggccatccaattagaaaatcttcgacgtgatgggttgaaaggtggcccaaacttcgtgcagtggtttcgtaattatgttagtaattgtcgttctctcattgtccatacttaatctttgaatt
It contains:
- the LOC103641440 gene encoding oligopeptide transporter 5-like, translated to MEPVEPQQQVELNRLNASSRPGTNGGSARTEKEEEVDDCPIEEVRLTVPITDDPALPALTFRTWFLGLLSCALLAFSNQFFGYRQNPLYISSLSVQIVVLPLGKLMAACLPTKAVRVMGRSFSLNPGPFNLKEHVLITIFANTGSNSVYAVGIITIVKAFYHREIHPLAAMLLTQTTQLMGYGWAGLFRKFLVDSPYMWWPANLVQVSLFRALHERETRRPRGGTTRLQFFLTVLATSFAYYIVPNYLFPTISTVSVACLVWRRSVTAQQIGSGVYGLGVGAFGLDWATVAGFLGTPLSTPAFAIANIMAGFFLIVYVIVPFAYWSDAYGARRFPIISSHVFMANGSRYDVNRVLGAGTFQFSQAGYDGAGQIHLSIFFAFSYGLSFATLAATLSHVALYHGRSIWEQTRATVRAAGGDVHARLMRRNYAAVPQWWFQVLLLLVLGLSLFTCEGFGRQLQLPYWGVLLAAGLAFFFTLPIGIITATTNQQPGLNVVTELIIGYLYPGRPLANVAFKTYGYISMSQAIMFLQDFKLGHYMKIPPRSMFAVQLVGTVLASSVYFATSWWLLESVPGICDPARLPEGSPWTCPGDDVFFNASIIWGVVGPLRMFGRLGLYAKMNYFFLAGALAPVPFWALARAFPDSAWAPWLRLVNMPVLLGATGMMPPARSVNYLMWGAVGLAFNYVVYRRYKAWWARHNYVLSAGLDAGVAFMGILSYAVLQSRGVNGIDWWGLQVDDHCALARCPTAPGVRAPGCPVH